The following coding sequences lie in one Komagataeibacter sucrofermentans DSM 15973 genomic window:
- a CDS encoding lipid A biosynthesis acyltransferase, with amino-acid sequence MPEPKPGWVRPERGIASLSRFMIWLTLRVGRPFGEAILPFITLYFLLTARQARRASRQYLARVLDRPVHMLDVARHFHTFAAAILDRVFFLSGRYKGYKIDIDGLDCVHAAMAGGRGCILLGAHIGSFEALRSVGRMSPFPVRVLMFRRNAGAPTRLLEQLAPEFARNIIDIGEPDAMIRVQESLARNELVGMLGDRAPGHEKSVLTPFLGGMAAFPAGPLLVASMLGVPVILFSGVRTGYRQYTVRFELLAEQITIPRRQRAQGLATWMGHYARWMERLCRAHPYNWFNFHDVWVAPQVGKHGENHDGP; translated from the coding sequence ATGCCTGAGCCCAAACCCGGCTGGGTCAGGCCCGAGCGCGGCATAGCCTCGCTGTCACGCTTCATGATCTGGCTGACGCTGCGGGTGGGCCGCCCGTTTGGCGAGGCCATCCTGCCGTTCATCACGCTGTATTTTTTGCTTACGGCCCGGCAGGCGCGCCGGGCCTCGCGCCAGTATCTGGCCCGCGTGCTCGACCGGCCCGTGCACATGCTGGATGTGGCGCGGCATTTCCATACCTTTGCCGCAGCCATACTGGACCGGGTCTTTTTCCTCTCGGGCCGTTACAAGGGCTACAAAATCGACATCGACGGGCTGGACTGCGTGCACGCGGCCATGGCGGGCGGGCGCGGGTGCATCCTGCTTGGCGCGCATATCGGCTCGTTCGAGGCATTGCGCAGCGTGGGCCGCATGTCGCCCTTTCCGGTCAGGGTGCTCATGTTCCGGCGCAATGCGGGTGCGCCCACGCGCCTGCTGGAGCAGCTTGCCCCGGAATTTGCCCGTAATATCATTGATATCGGCGAGCCTGACGCCATGATCCGCGTGCAGGAGAGCCTGGCGCGCAACGAACTGGTGGGCATGCTGGGCGACAGGGCGCCGGGGCATGAAAAATCCGTGCTCACGCCGTTCCTTGGCGGCATGGCGGCTTTTCCCGCCGGGCCGCTGCTGGTGGCCAGCATGCTGGGGGTGCCGGTCATCCTGTTCAGCGGGGTGCGTACGGGCTACAGGCAGTATACGGTGCGCTTCGAGCTGCTGGCCGAACAGATCACCATCCCGCGCAGGCAGCGCGCGCAGGGGCTGGCCACGTGGATGGGGCATTACGCCCGCTGGATGGAAAGGCTGTGCCGCGCCCATCCCTATAACTGGTTCAATTTCCATGATGTATGGGTTGCCCCGCAGGTGGGAAAACACGGGGAGAACCATGATGGACCATAA